The window CAGGCCTGAGGTGTCGAAATGCAGAATGGCACGGTACTGCTTGTTCGCCGCGTTGTCGCCGAGCAGGAGGGTGACGGCAGTCGCGTTCTTCGAGCCGCCCCTGCCGCTGTTCGCGGCGGACTCAAGCACCCAGCCGTCCGCGGCAGCATTCGACGTGAAGCGGCTCCTCTTGTTCAACGGCGGGATCACCACCTGGTTCATTGCCAGGGTAACGGCAGTCTGGGCCAACGCTCTGCCTTCGAGCGACGCACCGGTTCGCAGATGGATGGCCTTCGCGGCCAGGAGGGTCCCTTCGACGTGTGCGGTCGTGCCGATCTCGACGCCCACGCCGCCGCCGACCTGCCAGAAGATGTTCTTGGCCTGCGCCCCCCCGCTCAACAGGACGTCCGCACCCGAGCCCAGCGTGAGGTTCCCGGCGATCTGGAAGATCCAGACGTCATCTCTGGCGCCTGCGAGGGTCACGGACGTCGTGATCAGGACGCCGGTGCTCCACTTGTAGAGGCCGGGAGCAAGAGTTCTGCCGCTGAGATTTCCGGCGTACAGGTTGGTGAAATCGGGGAGCGTCCGCCCGGCGGCGTCCCTGTACGCGGCTTCCATGTTGTGAACGGCCGTGGTCAGCATTGCGGGGGTGGGACTGGCGTAGTCGGCTGCGAAGACCCTCCCGGTGACTTGCGGCGAGGTCGAAAACCTGTTCGAGCCGTCAAGAACCAGGGAGAATCCGGTGATGGCGGTCGCAGCGATGGGGCTCACGCCGAGATTGCCGGTTATGGCCGACGCCGGGACATTGGTGATTCCGGTCTTTGACAGGATCGCGAAGGGAGCGGCTGCCCCGAGGTTCACCGGCGCCGGGCCTGCCGCCCGCGCCACCTGCGCGGTGCCCAGGGTGAACGCGACGACCGACGCCGTCATCGCCCACAGGCGGACTGCTTTGCCGAACAGCTTACGTGCTGGCCTTCTCATGGTACATCCTCCTCCACAATTCAACGGCACGAGCACTTTTGGTGCCTCGGGCGTCGGATCGGAAACTCGATGGAGCGCTGCGGCGTGGCGCAACGCGGCGGGAACAATGAGGCCGCCCGGTGTTCCTGGGCGGCCTGCCGCCTGCTCAGCTAGTTCTTGTCGTGCCCCTTCTTCTGGCCCTGGCCGCGGTCGTCGCCCTGGCCCTGGCCACCGCCCTGGCCCTGGTTGCCGCCCTTGCCCTTGAACTTGACCTCTTTCGGGTAGCGGTCCCGCGGCAGCTCGGCCCAGGGCCCGCTCCGTGTGCGCGAGTAGGACCAGCTGTTGTTCTGGTAGTAGTAGTAATAGCCGCCGTGGTGGTAGTAGGGGTCGGCGTCCAGCACCACGATCGACGGCAGCGCCGGCACCACGGCGACGCCGTAGCCCCCGCCCGCGGGTCCCACCATGCACCCCGCGAGCAGCAGGGTCGCGACCACCTCGACGAGCAGCGTTCTCCTCATCGGCTTCCCCTCCGCGCGAGACAGCCCGCTACTTCACGATCAGGCTGTTCTTGACCGACTTGACGCCCTTGACCCC is drawn from bacterium and contains these coding sequences:
- a CDS encoding ice-binding family protein — protein: MRRPARKLFGKAVRLWAMTASVVAFTLGTAQVARAAGPAPVNLGAAAPFAILSKTGITNVPASAITGNLGVSPIAATAITGFSLVLDGSNRFSTSPQVTGRVFAADYASPTPAMLTTAVHNMEAAYRDAAGRTLPDFTNLYAGNLSGRTLAPGLYKWSTGVLITTSVTLAGARDDVWIFQIAGNLTLGSGADVLLSGGAQAKNIFWQVGGGVGVEIGTTAHVEGTLLAAKAIHLRTGASLEGRALAQTAVTLAMNQVVIPPLNKRSRFTSNAAADGWVLESAANSGRGGSKNATAVTLLLGDNAANKQYRAILHFDTSGLPDGAVITAATLRMNRQGLVGVDPFSTHGRLLVDIRRPYFGPTANLEVGDFQAAATRSAIAAFGAVPVGAWYSADLSAAGRATINRAGTTQFRLRFATGSNNDFVADYLRFSSGNAGATLRPQLDVTYYEP